The following are encoded in a window of Desulfonatronum thiodismutans genomic DNA:
- a CDS encoding pseudouridine synthase, which produces MTEISLDMPGFEPFSSEYAIPDDCHGLRLDQALARLVPGLGRRGARRIFEECPVDVDGRVRVAGFRVSRGQRVRIGGHVNVQKCDSARQGDVWTHLEAEPPTIQVAVRNADFAALVKPAGVHCERLPERLFEEFCQSLSGKPRNQGVGRARLTLEEALPDLFPGASATFLNRLDHSVSGLVLAALHERAARDYATWQDQGRVRKTYWALVCGRLTSSVVIRSALDTAKRRKVRALSEEEPDALRWTRVTPLVAPKAECLEVADVLGAAACLGGGVVPKVPWDAVWERAGEVTLVRVEIYKGRRHQIRAHLASIGHAVLFDPLYGSGPNVGWISLHHREILLPGFRADSGKEFKLLRGYRQCLPRHSEKKRPGELAFFSSPM; this is translated from the coding sequence ATGACTGAAATCAGCCTTGATATGCCGGGTTTCGAGCCCTTCTCATCGGAGTATGCGATTCCGGACGACTGCCATGGTTTGCGTCTGGATCAAGCCCTGGCACGACTGGTACCGGGATTGGGAAGGCGGGGGGCGAGGCGGATTTTTGAGGAATGTCCGGTTGATGTGGATGGGCGGGTTCGGGTGGCCGGGTTTCGGGTGTCCAGGGGGCAGCGGGTTCGGATAGGGGGCCACGTAAACGTTCAAAAGTGCGACTCGGCGCGACAAGGAGACGTTTGGACGCATCTGGAGGCCGAGCCCCCGACAATTCAGGTTGCGGTTCGAAACGCTGATTTCGCGGCTCTGGTCAAGCCTGCCGGGGTACACTGCGAGCGGCTTCCCGAGAGACTTTTCGAGGAGTTTTGCCAAAGTTTGTCGGGCAAGCCGCGGAACCAGGGAGTGGGCAGAGCAAGGCTGACTCTGGAGGAGGCCTTGCCTGATCTGTTCCCCGGAGCTTCAGCGACCTTCCTGAACCGTCTGGACCATTCGGTTTCCGGTCTGGTCCTGGCGGCCCTGCATGAACGGGCGGCCAGGGACTATGCCACGTGGCAGGATCAGGGACGGGTGCGCAAAACGTATTGGGCCCTGGTTTGCGGCCGACTGACGTCCTCCGTGGTGATCCGGTCGGCATTGGACACGGCCAAGCGGCGCAAGGTGCGGGCTTTGAGCGAGGAAGAGCCGGATGCGTTACGCTGGACTCGGGTGACGCCTCTGGTCGCACCCAAGGCGGAGTGTCTGGAGGTAGCGGACGTTTTGGGGGCTGCGGCGTGCTTGGGAGGGGGAGTCGTCCCAAAAGTCCCTTGGGATGCTGTGTGGGAACGTGCCGGAGAGGTTACTCTGGTTCGGGTGGAAATTTACAAGGGCCGTCGCCACCAGATTCGGGCGCATTTGGCTTCCATCGGCCATGCTGTGCTGTTCGATCCGCTATATGGCTCGGGGCCCAACGTGGGGTGGATCAGTCTGCACCATCGCGAGATTCTTCTTCCGGGATTTCGGGCC